A portion of the Lolium rigidum isolate FL_2022 chromosome 1, APGP_CSIRO_Lrig_0.1, whole genome shotgun sequence genome contains these proteins:
- the LOC124661977 gene encoding G-type lectin S-receptor-like serine/threonine-protein kinase At2g19130, with translation MHLLIDFILLFFIGILAGSAATDTILPGQALAVKDKLISENGRYALGFFKTSSKSSDWYLGIWFYAVPKFTSAWVANRDKPIKDTASLELTISPDGNLVILDKSSECIIWSTQANITGNNTTVVLLSSGNLILADSSNLSEVLWQSFDHPTDTLFTGAKLGWDKLTGPNRRIVSSKNLIDPATGVYRYQVDPSGVDQLLLTPLNSTIAYWSTGVWDGEYFGSVPEMAANNHLFTTIFVGNGHEKYITTTVLDENVVARNVMAVSGQIKTFIWTKGSQDWVMINAQPKSQCDVYAVCGPFAICTDNVTPPCTCMDGFSITSPEDWEVEDQTGGCSRNTPLDCIGTKSTAQTTDRFNSVPCVKLPQNASKVESAANQSECAQVCLSYFSCTAYSFNDDKCSIWHNGLLNIRTLQCSGTTDSTGETLYLRVSGTVLNRLNTNRKKNVIRVATGLIASALILFALILLVMVRRNKRKNSERILNGVQGCNGIVAFRYTDLLHATNKFKHKLGGGSFGSVFEGLIDDSVAIAVKRLDGAYQGEKQFRAEVSSVGAIQHINLVKLVGFCCEGSKRLLVYELMSNRSLDIHLFQSNSAMLNWAARYQIALGVARGLAYLHERCRDCIIHCDIKPENILLDASFFPKVADFGMAKLLGREYSRVLTTMRGTAGYLAPEWISGVAVTPKVDVYSYGMMLLEIISGRRNSCTPCTSGHSLDVYFPVYAAHKLLEGNVGSLVDHMLHGDVNLEEVELACKVACWCIQDNEYDRPTMGQVVQILEGLVDVAMPPIPRLLERMAGSTHSTRC, from the coding sequence ATGCATCTCCTGATAGATTTCATCCTGCTCTTCTTCATAGGAATCCTGGCAGGCAGTGCCGCGACGGACACCATCTTGCCCGGCCAAGCGCTTGCCGTCAAGGACAAGCTCATCTCCGAGAACGGCAGGTACGCGCTTGGCTTCTTCAAAACAAGCAGCAAATCCTCAGATTGGTACCTTGGCATATGGTTCTATGCAGTCCCCAAATTTACTTCGGCATGGGTCGCGAATAGGGATAAGCCAATCAAGGACACAGCCTCCTTGGAGCTCACAATCTCCCCGGATGGCAACCTTGTAATCTTGGACAAGTCCAGCGAATGTATAATCTGGTCAACACAAGCAAACATCACAGGAAATAACACCACTGTTGTGCTGTTGAGTAGTGGTAATCTCATCCTGGCAGACTCTTCAAACTTGTCAGAGGTTCTGTGGCAGAGCTTTGATCACCCCACGGATACACTTTTCACTGGGGCTAAGCTTGGATGGGACAAGCTCACCGGCCCGAACCGACGTATTGTTTCGTCGAAGAACTTGATCGACCCAGCCACCGGTGTCTATCGTTATCAGGTAGATCCTAGTGGTGTCGACCAATTATTGCTTACACCATTGAATTCCACCATAGCCTACTGGTCGACCGGTGTATGGGATGGCGAATATTTTGGCTCGGTTCCCGAGATGGCAGCCAACAACCATCTTTTCACTACAATATTTGTCGGAAATGGCCACGAGAAGTACATCACAACAACCGTACTCGACGAAAATGTGGTTGCTCGTAATGTGATGGCTGTCTCAGGTCAAATAAAGACATTTATTTGGACGAAGGGCTCACAGGACTGGGTAATGATCAATGCCCAACCAAAATCTCAATGTGATGTCTATGCAGTTTGTGGACCTTTCGCAATTTGCACTGATAATGTGACTCCACCTTGCACTTGCATGGACGGCTTCAGCATAACATCCCCTGAGGACTGGGAGGTAGAAGATCAAACCGGTGGTTGCTCCAGAAATACTCCGTTAGACTGCATTGGTACCAAAAGCACAGCACAAACCACAGATAGGTTCAACTCTGTGCCATGCGTTAAGTTGCCCCAAAATGCCTCAAAGGTGGAATCTGCTGCAAATCAAAGTGAGTGCGCACAAGTTTGTCTGAGTTATTTCTCCTGCACAGCATATTCATTCAACGATGACAAATGTTCTATCTGGCATAATGGATTGCTCAACATAAGAACACTACAATGTAGTGGCACTACCGATTCAACTGGAGAAACTCTTTACCTTCGTGTTTCTGGTACAGTTTTGAACAGATTGAATACTAACAGAAAGAAGAATGTTATTCGGGTAGCTACAGGTTTAATTGCTTCTGCTCTAATCTTATTTGCACTCATTCTCCTAGTAATGGTTCGGAGAAACAAAAGGAAGAACTCTGAGCGAATACTGAATGGTGTTCAAGGTTGTAATGGAATTGTTGCATTCAGATATACTGATTTACTGCATGCAACTAATAAATTCAAACATAAGTTGGGTGGTGGCAGCTTTGGTTCTGTATTCGAAGGGCTTATAGATGACTCAGTTGCCATAGCAGTGAAAAGGCTTGACGGTGCTTATCAAGGAGAGAAACAATTCAGAGCAGAAGTGAGCTCGGTTGGAGCTATCCAGCACATTAATTTAGTTAAGCTTGTTGGTTTCTGTTGTGAGGGTTCTAAGAGGTTGCTTGTTTACGAACTCATGTCAAATCGCTCTCTTGATATCCATCTATTTCAATCCAATTCTGCGATGCTGAACTGGGCTGCTAGGTATCAAATAGCCCTGGGAGTTGCCAGAGGATTAGCCTACTTGCATGAGAGGTGTCGAGACTGTATCATACATTGTGATATTAAGCCAGAAAACATACTTCTTGATGCTTCATTCTTTCCCAAAGTTGCAGACTTTGGGATGGCAAAGCTTCTGGGAAGGGAATATAGCCGAGTACTGACTACAATGAGAGGAACTGCAGGGTACCTTGCACCTGAATGGATTAGTGGCGTTGCTGTCACACCAAAAGTTGATGTTTATAGTTACGGTATGATGCTGCTGGAAATTATTTCTGGAAGGAGGAACTCGTGCACACCATGTACTAGTGGTCATAGCCTTGATGTTTATTTCCCTGTGTATGCGGCACATAAGCTTCTTGAAGGAAATGTTGGGAGTTTGGTGGATCATATGCTCCATGGTGATGTTAATCTGGAGGAGGTTGAACTGGCTTGTAAGGTTGCATGTTGGTGTATCCAAGATAACGAGTATGATCGACCAACAATGGGACAGGTCGTTCAGATTCTCGAAGGGCTAGTTGATGTCGCGATGCCCCCAATACCAAGACTGCTTGAACGAATGGCTGGGAGCACGCATTCAACACGATGCTAA